The following coding sequences lie in one Brevibacterium marinum genomic window:
- a CDS encoding aldehyde dehydrogenase family protein, with the protein MTTDANTHASENLRTPGHQLDTARLDRAITSLGSGARTWADMSLSQRAQLLERTHESVALSAARWTRIASDIKGLEPESQLVGEEWTSGPYAALTGFAAVAGSLRKLAAGDSPLDGVEKSETAGGRLTWKVLPTDMRESILFHGFSAEVWTRPGISADQVRSESGLGATQLGTVGGVSLVLGAGNITSIGPLDVLTELVAHNRTSLLKINPNLSPLLTVYREALGPLIEADLLRVVEGGAEVGGYLSEHPEIAHVHITGSAATHDRIVWGDDDTREARAGAPVLDKPITSELGGVSPVIVVPGRWSKADLRYQAENIATMRLHNAGHNCIAAQTVVIDADWRQREEFLEELRGALERIEQRDPWYPGGRSSLRQAESDHDQVESFSQGRRLLVSIDSDEAEEVETTEYFAAVLGVRAITVGSRAQEDSQSPRAVAFLQLAVDYANDRLAGTLGANVVIAPNDRKVLGSKFDAEIERLHFGAIGINVWTGLAFLTSTATWGAFPGHTLDDVQSGIGVVHNGLLIPHTERTVISGPFRPFPRSVVGGEFSLFPKPPWFVTARSAARTGQALTKFAAAPSWAKLPGIFFHAFRA; encoded by the coding sequence ATGACCACCGACGCCAACACGCACGCCTCCGAGAACCTCCGCACGCCGGGCCACCAGTTGGACACCGCGCGTTTGGACCGGGCGATCACCTCCCTGGGATCGGGGGCGCGGACCTGGGCCGATATGTCACTGTCGCAGCGCGCTCAGCTGCTCGAGCGCACGCACGAGTCGGTCGCTCTCAGCGCGGCGCGATGGACCCGAATCGCCTCGGACATCAAGGGGTTGGAGCCCGAGTCCCAGCTGGTCGGCGAGGAATGGACCTCCGGTCCGTACGCCGCCCTGACCGGTTTCGCCGCCGTCGCCGGATCCTTGCGGAAGTTGGCCGCTGGAGATTCACCCCTCGACGGGGTCGAGAAGTCGGAAACGGCCGGCGGTCGCCTGACCTGGAAGGTGCTGCCCACCGATATGAGGGAGTCGATTCTCTTCCACGGTTTCTCCGCCGAGGTCTGGACCCGACCGGGCATCAGCGCGGACCAAGTGCGTTCCGAGTCCGGATTGGGAGCCACACAGCTCGGAACCGTCGGCGGGGTCAGTCTCGTCCTGGGAGCAGGGAACATCACGTCGATCGGGCCCTTGGACGTGCTCACGGAGCTCGTCGCGCACAATCGGACGAGCCTTCTCAAGATCAACCCCAACTTGTCTCCGCTGCTGACGGTGTACCGAGAGGCGCTGGGGCCGCTGATCGAGGCGGACCTCCTGCGGGTCGTCGAGGGCGGGGCCGAAGTCGGCGGCTACCTGAGCGAACACCCCGAGATCGCCCATGTGCACATCACCGGCAGCGCCGCCACCCATGATCGGATCGTGTGGGGCGACGACGACACACGTGAGGCTCGTGCCGGGGCACCGGTTCTCGACAAGCCCATTACCAGCGAGCTCGGCGGAGTGTCCCCGGTCATCGTGGTGCCCGGCCGATGGTCGAAAGCGGACCTGAGGTACCAGGCGGAGAACATCGCCACCATGCGTCTGCACAATGCCGGCCACAACTGCATCGCCGCTCAGACCGTCGTCATCGATGCCGACTGGCGCCAGCGTGAGGAGTTCCTCGAGGAGCTCAGGGGTGCGCTGGAGCGCATCGAGCAGCGCGACCCCTGGTACCCCGGCGGCCGGAGCAGTCTGCGGCAGGCCGAGTCCGATCATGATCAGGTCGAGTCGTTCTCCCAGGGCCGACGGCTGTTGGTCAGCATCGATTCCGATGAGGCGGAGGAGGTGGAGACCACCGAGTACTTCGCCGCAGTGCTCGGCGTGAGGGCCATCACCGTGGGCTCCCGGGCGCAGGAGGACTCCCAGTCTCCTCGTGCCGTTGCTTTCCTGCAGCTGGCGGTCGACTATGCCAACGATCGGCTGGCCGGCACCCTGGGAGCCAATGTCGTCATCGCCCCCAATGACCGCAAAGTGCTCGGATCGAAATTCGACGCCGAGATCGAACGTCTCCACTTCGGTGCGATCGGGATCAATGTCTGGACCGGTCTGGCCTTCCTCACGTCGACGGCCACCTGGGGTGCGTTCCCCGGACATACCCTGGACGATGTGCAGAGCGGAATCGGTGTCGTGCACAACGGGCTGCTCATTCCTCATACCGAGCGGACCGTGATCTCCGGGCCGTTCCGTCCCTTTCCGCGGTCCGTCGTCGGCGGAGAGTTCTCGCTGTTTCCCAAACCGCCCTGGTTCGTCACCGCACGCAGTGCCGCCCGGACGGGACAGGCACTGACGAAGTTCGCCGCCGCGCCCAGCTGGGCGAAACTGCCCGGCATCTTCTTCCACGCATTCCGCGCCTGA
- a CDS encoding helix-turn-helix domain-containing protein, which produces MSEPTVPSLRLSSWSTTQNSINDAADHWQHISQQAYVDVSTAPLNSDFDGEVTLGRFPSFALSIKRAGGEDVWRSRSHIAQGDERDEYLYTVFQVSGTCVLEQFDRTAVVPPGSAVIYDSSAPFVMHNAGPYEQVIVELPADEAFARAGISRGNDLLARTLPCDGAVSAVASFFVNLAQSQIRDPEGAVRLEPHASDLAFSTLNLVTPTTARADLPGATRREQAIAYMRANLIDPSVDATSIAEGIHISRRSLYREFQGTGDSVIGVLRELRVEQAKRLLLGSPNRPVSSIAHDTGFSSVAHFYRVFRASTSMTPGEYRAQGLPRGL; this is translated from the coding sequence ATGAGTGAGCCAACTGTCCCCAGTTTGCGGTTGAGTAGCTGGTCGACTACTCAGAACTCGATTAACGACGCTGCAGATCACTGGCAGCACATCAGTCAACAGGCTTACGTCGATGTCTCTACCGCCCCCTTAAACTCTGATTTCGACGGCGAGGTCACTCTCGGACGATTTCCCAGCTTCGCACTATCCATCAAAAGAGCCGGAGGTGAGGATGTCTGGCGCAGCCGCAGCCATATCGCACAAGGCGACGAACGCGATGAGTATCTTTACACCGTCTTTCAAGTCAGCGGAACTTGTGTCTTAGAGCAATTTGATCGGACCGCAGTGGTTCCTCCGGGGTCTGCGGTCATCTACGACAGTTCCGCACCTTTTGTCATGCACAATGCTGGCCCCTACGAACAGGTCATTGTCGAACTTCCTGCCGACGAAGCTTTCGCCCGTGCAGGTATCTCTCGCGGCAACGATCTACTCGCGCGAACCTTGCCTTGTGACGGGGCGGTATCGGCAGTCGCCTCCTTCTTCGTTAATCTGGCGCAATCTCAGATCCGTGATCCTGAAGGCGCAGTACGGCTGGAACCCCATGCTTCTGACCTTGCGTTCTCTACGCTCAATCTGGTTACTCCAACCACCGCTCGTGCAGATCTCCCTGGCGCTACTCGACGAGAACAAGCCATCGCATATATGCGTGCGAATCTTATCGATCCAAGTGTGGATGCAACCAGCATCGCCGAGGGAATTCACATCTCTCGAAGAAGCCTCTACCGAGAGTTTCAAGGAACTGGCGATTCAGTGATTGGAGTGCTCAGGGAGCTCCGAGTGGAGCAGGCTAAACGGCTTTTGCTCGGTTCTCCGAATCGGCCAGTTAGCTCGATTGCGCATGATACCGGATTCTCGAGCGTGGCTCATTTCTATCGCGTTTTTCGGGCGTCAACATCGATGACTCCTGGCGAATATCGTGCTCAGGGACTTCCACGGGGTCTCTAG
- a CDS encoding transposase, whose product MSSRRGSKPHGRRYRGTLSGRAGAWCLSFQACLRTSQIRCHQTLHQSLDRAYPGQQLHLIMDNYATHKTPEVRAWLEEHPRFHVHFTPTSGSWLNLVEVWFGIIDRQAIKRGVFTSVKDLNKKIREFITGWNKRKHPFVWTKTPEQVLAKAKPKRTSETRH is encoded by the coding sequence TTGTCTTCTCGTCGCGGTTCAAAGCCACACGGACGACGTTATCGCGGAACTCTTTCGGGTAGGGCTGGGGCATGGTGTCTATCCTTCCAGGCTTGCCTGAGAACAAGCCAGATCAGATGTCACCAAACCCTGCATCAGTCCCTCGATCGGGCGTATCCGGGTCAACAGCTGCATTTGATCATGGATAACTATGCGACTCATAAGACGCCCGAGGTGCGGGCCTGGTTGGAGGAACATCCGCGGTTCCATGTTCACTTCACACCGACGTCTGGGTCGTGGTTGAACCTGGTGGAGGTGTGGTTCGGCATCATTGATCGGCAAGCGATCAAGCGAGGTGTTTTCACGTCGGTGAAGGATCTGAACAAGAAGATCCGGGAGTTCATCACGGGCTGGAACAAGCGCAAACACCCGTTCGTGTGGACGAAGACACCCGAGCAAGTACTGGCGAAAGCGAAGCCTAAAAGAACTTCAGAAACGCGACACTAG
- a CDS encoding alcohol dehydrogenase catalytic domain-containing protein, with protein sequence MADGNRAVVFANPQDMQVENLDFPKLEMPDGAKAPHGVILKIVATNICGSDLHIYRGSFPVPQGMVMGHEMTGQVVELGSDVTFLKEGDLVSVPFNVACGRCRNCRARRTEICETTNPDVACAAYGFNLGNWQGGQAEYLFVPYADFQLLRFPDKDQAMEKIRDLALLSDILPTAFHGLMEAGAKPGSTVYIAGAGPVGRCGAAAARLLGASCIIVGDYHKDRLDLMKQNGCETIDLNEDVPLTDQIEAILGEPMVDCAVDYVGSEAHGIGREAGDMDPAHAINQVMDATRPGGATGIIGVYGPDPLAESKAEQEGTFPLDFGKAWIKSPRISGGQAPIMHYNRELMMAILWDRMPYLSDMLNTKIISLDDAPDAYATFDKGASDKFIIDPHGLIPA encoded by the coding sequence ATGGCTGATGGCAATCGCGCAGTAGTGTTCGCTAATCCACAAGACATGCAGGTCGAAAATCTCGACTTCCCAAAACTGGAGATGCCCGACGGAGCAAAAGCACCGCACGGTGTCATATTGAAAATCGTCGCTACGAATATCTGCGGAAGCGACCTCCACATCTACCGTGGCTCTTTCCCAGTGCCCCAAGGCATGGTCATGGGACACGAAATGACAGGCCAGGTAGTTGAGCTCGGATCCGACGTCACTTTCCTCAAGGAAGGCGATCTCGTCTCGGTCCCGTTCAATGTCGCTTGCGGCCGGTGTCGCAATTGCCGGGCGCGCAGGACGGAAATCTGCGAGACTACGAATCCAGATGTCGCCTGCGCAGCCTACGGGTTCAACCTCGGCAATTGGCAAGGTGGACAGGCGGAATACCTGTTTGTGCCCTATGCCGACTTTCAGCTGCTCCGCTTCCCAGACAAGGACCAGGCCATGGAGAAGATCCGCGACTTGGCCCTCTTGTCAGACATTCTTCCCACTGCATTCCACGGACTCATGGAGGCCGGCGCCAAGCCAGGCTCGACAGTCTATATTGCCGGTGCAGGACCTGTCGGCCGGTGCGGGGCAGCGGCAGCTCGCCTCCTCGGAGCGTCATGCATCATTGTCGGCGACTACCACAAGGACCGCCTCGATCTGATGAAGCAGAACGGCTGCGAGACCATTGACCTCAACGAGGATGTTCCTCTGACCGATCAGATCGAAGCTATTCTAGGCGAGCCCATGGTGGATTGTGCGGTGGACTACGTGGGCTCGGAAGCACATGGAATCGGTCGTGAGGCCGGAGATATGGATCCCGCGCACGCGATCAATCAAGTCATGGACGCTACCCGACCTGGTGGAGCCACCGGCATTATCGGAGTCTACGGACCCGATCCGCTTGCAGAGTCGAAAGCAGAGCAGGAAGGAACTTTCCCACTCGACTTCGGAAAGGCATGGATCAAGTCACCTCGAATCTCGGGCGGCCAGGCACCGATCATGCACTACAACCGCGAGTTGATGATGGCCATTCTCTGGGACCGCATGCCGTACCTCAGCGACATGCTCAACACGAAGATCATCAGTCTCGACGATGCTCCAGACGCCTACGCAACCTTTGATAAGGGTGCTTCGGACAAGTTCATCATCGATCCGCACGGGCTCATTCCAGCCTGA
- a CDS encoding IS3 family transposase (programmed frameshift), with product MPQPYPKEFRDNVVRVALNRDEKTTIAQIAKDFGIHEGTINKWLRQADIDAGNKPGKTTDESTELRELRRRTRLLEQENEVLRRAAAYLSQAKPADQFVLYPLVRELAVDGIPVAVSCRVLKLSRQPYYRWLAAPVPEAEVNEAYRANALFDAHRDDPEFGYRYLADEAETAGEPMAVRTAWRLCSDNAWFSAFGKARAKSSGKRPGPPVHDDLCTVVDADGRVRHEFHATAVNELWLTDITEHHTDEGKLYMCAIKDVYSSRIVGYSIGARMKARLAVDALEMAVARRGGDVAGCVTHSDRGSQFRSKKFTRALARHGLVGSMGRVGAAGDNAAMESFFALAQKNVLDRRRWASREQLRIAIVTWIERTYHRRRRQARLGRLTPVEYEAIIESPAVAA from the exons ATGCCCCAGCCCTACCCGAAAGAGTTCCGCGATAACGTCGTCCGTGTGGCTTTGAACCGCGACGAGAAGACAACGATCGCCCAGATCGCCAAGGACTTCGGCATCCACGAAGGCACCATCAACAAATGGCTGCGCCAAGCAGACATCGATGCCGGCAACAAGCCCGGAAAGACCACCGATGAGTCCACCGAGCTGCGCGAGCTGCGACGTCGAACTCGCCTGCTGGAACAGGAGAACGAGGTCCTGCGTCGTGCCGCCGCGTACTTGTCGCAGGCGAAGCCTGCTGATCAAT TTGTGCTCTACCCGCTCGTGAGAGAGCTCGCCGTCGACGGGATCCCCGTGGCGGTGTCGTGTCGGGTTCTCAAGCTCTCCCGCCAGCCCTATTACCGGTGGCTGGCCGCCCCTGTGCCCGAAGCCGAGGTGAATGAGGCGTATCGGGCTAACGCCCTCTTCGACGCCCACCGGGACGATCCCGAGTTCGGGTACCGGTACCTTGCCGACGAAGCTGAGACCGCCGGCGAGCCCATGGCGGTACGCACCGCATGGCGGCTGTGCTCGGATAACGCCTGGTTCTCGGCCTTCGGCAAGGCCCGAGCAAAGAGCAGCGGTAAGCGGCCGGGCCCACCCGTCCACGACGACTTGTGCACGGTCGTCGACGCCGACGGACGGGTGCGGCACGAGTTCCACGCTACGGCCGTCAATGAGCTGTGGCTCACCGATATCACCGAGCACCACACCGATGAGGGCAAGCTGTACATGTGCGCGATCAAGGATGTCTACTCCTCCCGGATCGTCGGCTACTCCATCGGGGCCCGAATGAAGGCGCGCTTGGCTGTTGATGCCCTCGAGATGGCCGTGGCCCGTCGCGGTGGTGACGTGGCCGGATGCGTGACGCACAGCGATCGCGGCAGCCAATTCCGGTCGAAGAAGTTCACCCGTGCTCTGGCCCGTCACGGCCTGGTGGGGTCGATGGGCCGAGTCGGCGCGGCTGGTGACAATGCTGCCATGGAGAGCTTCTTCGCTCTGGCACAGAAGAATGTCCTCGACCGTCGCCGGTGGGCGAGCCGGGAGCAGTTGAGGATCGCGATCGTGACGTGGATCGAGCGAACGTATCATCGGCGTCGGCGGCAAGCCCGGTTGGGTCGTTTGACGCCTGTTGAGTACGAAGCAATTATTGAGTCACCTGCAGTCGCAGCGTGA
- a CDS encoding IS630 family transposase yields the protein MARTGRPKAELILTSDERDQLQRWVRRRKSSQALALRSRIVLAAGDGLTNKDIGELIGCSQPTVRKWRGRFIESRLDGLYDEPRPGRPATITTDEVEDVIVATLEETPANATHWSRTKMAERSGLSRTTIGRIWQAFGLQPHREEGFKFSNDPLFVEKVYDIVGLYLEPPESAVVLSVDEKSQVQALSRSQPAFPMMPGMPEKRTHDYVRNGTTSLFAAMNVDDGTVIASTHRKHRSIEFKKFLQKIDREVPDHLDVHVVCDNYGTHKHPIVKTWMANHDRFHMHFTPTYSSWINQVERLFAEVTRDLLQRSDHRSVQALEKDLRQWVAAWNENPKPFIWTKTAEEILASIGRLLKRTTGPGH from the coding sequence ATGGCACGGACAGGACGCCCAAAAGCCGAACTGATACTCACCTCGGATGAACGCGACCAACTCCAGCGCTGGGTCAGGCGCCGCAAGTCCTCACAAGCCCTGGCACTACGGTCACGGATCGTTCTCGCTGCTGGGGATGGACTGACGAACAAGGACATCGGTGAGCTCATCGGCTGCTCGCAGCCGACGGTGCGGAAGTGGCGGGGCCGATTCATCGAATCCCGTCTCGATGGCCTCTACGACGAACCACGCCCAGGCAGACCAGCCACAATCACCACCGACGAGGTCGAAGACGTCATCGTCGCGACTTTGGAAGAGACCCCGGCCAACGCCACCCATTGGTCACGGACGAAGATGGCCGAACGCTCCGGCCTGTCGCGGACGACGATCGGTCGGATCTGGCAGGCCTTCGGACTCCAACCTCACCGTGAAGAAGGCTTCAAATTCTCCAACGATCCCCTCTTCGTTGAGAAGGTCTATGACATCGTCGGCCTCTACCTCGAGCCTCCCGAGTCCGCCGTCGTGCTCTCGGTCGACGAGAAGTCCCAAGTCCAGGCCCTGTCGCGGTCTCAACCGGCGTTTCCGATGATGCCGGGCATGCCGGAGAAACGCACCCACGACTACGTCCGCAACGGCACGACCAGCCTGTTTGCTGCGATGAACGTCGATGACGGCACCGTCATCGCCTCCACCCACCGCAAACACCGGTCGATCGAGTTCAAAAAGTTCCTGCAAAAGATCGACCGCGAGGTGCCAGACCATTTGGATGTCCATGTCGTCTGTGACAACTACGGCACCCACAAACACCCGATCGTGAAGACGTGGATGGCCAATCATGACCGGTTCCACATGCACTTCACGCCGACGTATTCGTCATGGATCAACCAGGTCGAGCGGCTGTTTGCCGAAGTCACCCGGGATCTGCTCCAACGGTCGGACCATCGCAGTGTTCAGGCGCTGGAGAAGGACCTGCGCCAGTGGGTGGCGGCGTGGAACGAGAACCCGAAGCCATTCATCTGGACGAAGACTGCCGAAGAGATCCTCGCGTCCATCGGCCGACTACTGAAACGAACTACCGGACCGGGACACTAG
- a CDS encoding IS110 family transposase produces the protein MITNHADIDVFIGIDVGKHNHHTVALTRDGTQLLSKALPQNEAKLRALIDKLRLHGTLLVVVDQPATIGALPVAVAQAESITVAYLPGLAMRRIADLHPGEAKTDARDAGNIAEAARTMPHTLRGIRVSDENIAELSMLCGYDDDLAQQATATSNRIRGLLTQIHPGLEAVIGDHLDHPAMTALLMKYPTPKALRRAGTRRVQTLLRTHAPRAWKRWTSAIFTALDGQTVVVAGTDAAGIVLPQLARALAQTRTSRDEVFSRIEELVESHPLFELLTSMPAVGVRTTARILTEVVGKDFATAGHLASYAGLAPVTWRSGTSIRGDHSSHRGNKVLKRALFLSAFAALKDPLSRAYYDRKRAQGKKHNQALIALARRRCNVLFAMLRDGTYFHAPMETTVA, from the coding sequence ATGATCACCAACCACGCGGACATCGACGTATTCATCGGCATCGATGTCGGCAAACACAACCACCACACTGTAGCCCTGACCAGGGACGGGACCCAACTGTTGTCGAAGGCCCTGCCACAGAACGAAGCGAAACTGCGAGCCTTGATCGACAAGCTCCGCTTACACGGAACCCTGCTTGTCGTCGTGGACCAGCCGGCCACGATCGGGGCCTTACCCGTCGCGGTCGCTCAGGCCGAGTCCATCACTGTGGCCTACCTGCCCGGGCTGGCGATGCGCCGCATCGCCGACCTCCACCCGGGTGAGGCCAAGACCGATGCCCGGGACGCCGGCAACATCGCCGAAGCCGCACGGACCATGCCCCACACGCTCAGGGGCATTCGTGTCAGCGATGAGAACATCGCCGAACTGTCGATGTTGTGTGGCTACGACGATGACCTCGCGCAACAGGCCACAGCCACATCGAACCGGATCCGGGGCCTGCTCACCCAGATCCACCCCGGACTGGAGGCCGTCATCGGCGACCACCTTGATCACCCCGCGATGACGGCGCTGCTGATGAAGTACCCGACACCCAAAGCACTCCGCAGAGCCGGCACACGCCGGGTCCAGACGCTGTTGCGCACACACGCCCCACGGGCATGGAAGCGCTGGACGTCAGCGATCTTCACCGCACTCGACGGCCAGACTGTGGTCGTGGCTGGTACCGACGCCGCCGGCATCGTGTTGCCGCAATTGGCGAGGGCGTTGGCCCAGACCCGAACGTCGAGGGACGAAGTCTTTTCCCGCATCGAGGAGCTGGTCGAGTCGCATCCTCTTTTCGAGCTCCTGACCTCGATGCCGGCAGTCGGGGTCAGGACGACGGCGAGGATCTTGACCGAGGTCGTGGGTAAGGACTTCGCCACCGCCGGGCACCTGGCCTCCTATGCCGGACTCGCGCCAGTGACGTGGCGATCGGGGACCTCGATCCGTGGCGATCATTCCTCACACCGGGGCAACAAGGTCCTCAAACGGGCGTTGTTCCTATCCGCCTTCGCAGCGCTGAAAGACCCGTTGTCGAGGGCCTATTACGACCGGAAACGCGCTCAGGGAAAGAAGCATAACCAGGCCTTGATCGCGCTGGCACGTCGGCGGTGCAATGTGTTGTTCGCGATGCTGCGCGATGGCACCTACTTCCACGCACCGATGGAGACCACCGTCGCATAG
- a CDS encoding MFS transporter produces MLVVVLTGVATSTAFVQTLVVPIQNHLPDLLDAPRSATAWVLTISLVVAAVTTPVSRHLADIFGMRTVLMALLTMMTLGSLIAALSSELGWLLVGRGLQGVSMGATAVGVSIMGLVENRKIRITSISIISSSMGFGGAIGLPLAAWIAEIGDWKLLFWTTAALGTIILTAVAVVVPRADRLRQRFDRLGALLLSVGLSVILTALSQGPMWGWTSAATLGGGAPMVFVKV; encoded by the coding sequence GTGCTCGTGGTCGTACTTACCGGTGTTGCTACGAGCACGGCGTTCGTGCAGACACTTGTCGTTCCCATTCAGAACCATCTTCCCGACCTCCTCGATGCACCACGCAGCGCTACAGCATGGGTCCTGACCATTTCTCTGGTGGTTGCGGCTGTCACCACGCCGGTTTCCAGGCACCTGGCAGATATCTTCGGTATGCGCACGGTCCTGATGGCTCTACTGACCATGATGACACTGGGATCCCTGATCGCTGCGCTCTCGAGCGAATTGGGGTGGCTGCTCGTCGGTCGCGGGCTCCAGGGGGTGAGCATGGGAGCCACAGCTGTCGGCGTTTCGATCATGGGTCTGGTCGAAAACCGCAAGATCCGCATCACCAGCATCAGCATCATCAGCTCGAGCATGGGATTCGGCGGCGCGATCGGTCTGCCGCTCGCCGCCTGGATCGCTGAGATCGGGGATTGGAAACTCCTCTTCTGGACGACAGCCGCCCTTGGAACCATCATTCTCACCGCAGTGGCCGTCGTCGTCCCCAGGGCCGATCGCCTTCGGCAACGATTCGACCGGCTCGGGGCTCTGCTACTCTCCGTCGGTCTGAGCGTGATCCTGACCGCGCTCTCTCAGGGCCCGATGTGGGGATGGACATCGGCGGCGACGCTGGGGGGGGGTGCCCCTATGGTTTTCGTCAAGGTGTAA